Proteins from one Lachnospiraceae bacterium KGMB03038 genomic window:
- a CDS encoding amidohydrolase: MEIRTRVLELEPELIALRRDLHRHPELGYEEYRTSDIVYKYLEACGLEVERICKTGVAALIRGGRPGKTLLLRADMDALPVEEETTVDYRSEEAGKMHACGHDAHTAMLLVAAKILAERQEEISGNIKFLFQPNEEGTAARDTIREGILENPKVDAAFAMHIWSQLESGKIGISDGAVMAALEEFKVTVYGKGGHTGAPYAAIDPVIAGCSIVQAVQQIQTREMDPREPTVIMVGRFAAGTASNVIPDKAVLEGTMRFLYADEESGKKRLKEKFEKIVQGVCQASSTEYQIEYSGDDSPAVINDALLAENLRKTAARVVEAKDVVRYSYIAGEDFAEFTRKVPGVFYFLGSGNVEKDTCYPHHHPKFNVDEEVMKTGVEMHVRSALDYLRS; encoded by the coding sequence ATGGAAATCAGGACAAGAGTTTTGGAGCTGGAGCCGGAATTGATCGCGTTGAGAAGAGACCTGCATCGCCATCCGGAGCTTGGGTATGAGGAATACCGGACCTCCGATATTGTGTATAAATACCTGGAAGCCTGCGGTCTGGAGGTGGAAAGAATCTGCAAGACGGGCGTGGCCGCTTTGATCCGAGGGGGCAGGCCTGGAAAAACGCTTCTTCTTCGGGCCGATATGGACGCGCTTCCAGTGGAGGAAGAGACAACGGTAGATTACCGATCGGAGGAAGCGGGGAAGATGCACGCCTGTGGACACGATGCCCATACGGCTATGCTTCTTGTGGCGGCCAAGATTCTGGCGGAACGGCAGGAGGAGATCTCTGGAAATATAAAGTTCCTTTTTCAGCCAAACGAGGAAGGAACGGCGGCGAGAGATACGATCCGGGAGGGGATTTTAGAGAATCCCAAGGTGGATGCGGCGTTTGCTATGCATATATGGTCCCAGTTAGAGAGCGGAAAAATCGGAATTTCAGACGGGGCAGTCATGGCGGCCTTGGAGGAATTTAAAGTCACCGTTTATGGAAAAGGCGGACATACGGGAGCGCCTTATGCGGCCATTGATCCGGTGATTGCAGGGTGCAGTATTGTGCAGGCTGTTCAGCAAATTCAGACAAGGGAGATGGACCCCAGGGAACCTACGGTAATCATGGTGGGAAGGTTTGCGGCTGGAACAGCTAGCAATGTGATTCCGGATAAGGCTGTACTGGAGGGAACGATGCGTTTCTTGTATGCAGATGAAGAAAGTGGCAAGAAACGGCTGAAGGAGAAATTCGAGAAGATTGTACAAGGAGTCTGCCAGGCCTCTTCTACAGAGTACCAGATTGAATACAGCGGGGATGACAGCCCGGCGGTCATAAATGATGCGTTGTTGGCAGAAAATCTGCGGAAGACTGCGGCGAGGGTTGTGGAAGCAAAGGACGTAGTTCGATATTCGTATATCGCAGGAGAGGATTTCGCAGAATTTACCAGGAAGGTTCCAGGGGTGTTCTACTTTTTGGGAAGCGGAAACGTTGAAAAAGATACTTGTTATCCTCATCACCATCCTAAGTTTAACGTTGACGAAGAGGTGATGAAGACTGGAGTGGAAATGCATGTACGTTCTGCGTTGGATTATTTGAGAAGCTAG
- a CDS encoding aldehyde dehydrogenase family protein translates to MEIKKLYINGEFVDGNSGQYIEIENPYTREIIEKVPRGDREDVERAVRAARKAFETWQEVPVEERIRLMESVVQGLKARRDELIETVTKELGSPYKVSRDVHVDPFILEAENYILTARNYEYEKRLENSVVRREPVGVVGGLTPWNFPLEQIVKKVVPALLAGNCVILKPSQMTPLTAYILTELIDAAGYPAGVYNMVTGKGAEVGNVLASHPEVDMISFTGSTDAGREVARMGLANIKKLALELGGKSATVLLPGGDYELGVKATLDTVFLNSGQTCNATTRLLVQEEDLKSVEDIIIRQSSGYAVGNPTDWTVDIGPLSSQKQYDKVKGYIELGVKEGARMIVGEVPDGQTEGYYVKPVVFSDVTQDMRIEKEEIFGPVLCVSTYKTVDEAVEKANDSIYGLGGAVFGPEELAQKVARRIKTGTIYVNDGEWDVRAPFGGYKQSGLGREGGVEGFEEFLEVKSIYTPRGERR, encoded by the coding sequence ATGGAGATCAAGAAATTATATATTAACGGGGAATTTGTGGATGGAAACTCCGGTCAATATATTGAGATTGAGAATCCTTATACAAGAGAAATCATTGAAAAAGTTCCAAGAGGAGACCGAGAAGATGTGGAACGGGCGGTGCGCGCCGCCAGGAAAGCTTTTGAGACTTGGCAGGAGGTGCCGGTCGAAGAGAGAATCCGGCTGATGGAGAGCGTTGTTCAAGGCTTGAAGGCGCGCAGAGATGAATTGATCGAGACGGTGACAAAAGAGCTCGGAAGCCCCTATAAAGTGTCGCGGGACGTGCATGTGGATCCATTTATCCTGGAGGCGGAAAACTATATCCTGACAGCCAGAAACTATGAGTATGAAAAGCGGTTAGAAAATTCTGTGGTCCGCAGGGAGCCGGTGGGCGTGGTCGGAGGCCTTACCCCCTGGAATTTCCCGCTGGAGCAGATTGTAAAAAAAGTAGTTCCGGCACTTCTTGCCGGGAACTGTGTAATCCTCAAGCCAAGTCAAATGACACCGCTGACTGCTTACATTCTGACAGAACTCATTGATGCGGCGGGATATCCGGCAGGCGTATACAATATGGTCACGGGGAAAGGAGCAGAAGTGGGGAATGTTCTGGCTTCTCATCCAGAAGTGGACATGATTTCTTTTACAGGCTCGACAGACGCGGGACGAGAGGTCGCAAGAATGGGGCTTGCGAACATCAAAAAGCTGGCGTTGGAGCTTGGCGGGAAATCAGCGACCGTTTTATTGCCGGGAGGAGACTATGAATTGGGCGTGAAGGCCACTCTTGACACAGTGTTTCTGAATTCCGGGCAGACCTGCAATGCGACGACCCGTCTTTTGGTGCAGGAGGAGGACCTAAAATCAGTGGAGGATATTATCATCCGACAGTCTTCCGGCTATGCAGTTGGAAATCCCACCGACTGGACGGTAGATATCGGACCTCTTTCCAGTCAGAAACAATATGACAAAGTAAAAGGTTATATTGAACTTGGAGTCAAGGAAGGGGCGAGAATGATCGTCGGAGAGGTTCCGGACGGGCAGACAGAAGGCTACTATGTAAAACCGGTGGTATTTTCAGACGTAACCCAGGACATGAGGATTGAAAAGGAAGAGATCTTTGGCCCGGTACTATGCGTATCGACTTACAAAACAGTGGATGAGGCCGTAGAAAAGGCGAACGACAGTATCTATGGACTTGGCGGAGCGGTGTTTGGCCCGGAAGAGCTGGCACAGAAGGTGGCCAGGAGGATCAAGACAGGAACGATTTATGTCAACGATGGCGAGTGGGATGTCAGAGCGCCTTTTGGCGGGTACAAGCAGTCAGGATTAGGAAGAGAAGGCGGCGTGGAAGGATTTGAGGAATTTTTGGAAGTGAAATCCATCTATACGCCAAGGGGAGAGCGGCGCTGA